In Rhinatrema bivittatum chromosome 1, aRhiBiv1.1, whole genome shotgun sequence, a single genomic region encodes these proteins:
- the UXT gene encoding protein UXT isoform X1, with translation MEAALLQKKVLEYEKFISEVLQRDLSKVLEQRDEIYKTIAQYLQLKNTIERLQELDDKALKTEVDLGCNFFVCAEVPDSSRIFMALGYGFFAELTLEEALRFIEKKNKLLTDHTVWGKRKGKSNSYPAEMVALASRGPVDSFVIMLVAASPIVLREPAVVGWAMEMPDTGFSFTRRMSATMHASMGNWRKL, from the exons aTGGAGGCTGCTCTGCTGCAGAAGAAGGTGCTGGAATATGAGAAGTTCATCAGTGAAGTGCTGCAGAGAGACTTGAG TAAAGTTCTGGAACAGAGGGATGAAATTTATAAGACAATAGCTCAGTACCTGCAGTTAAAGAATACCATTGAACGCTTACAG GAGTTGGATGACAAAGCTCTGAAGACAGAAGTGGACCTGGGCTGTAACTTCTTTGTCTGTGCAGAAGT GCCAGACTCATCCAGAATTTTCATGGCTCTGGGATATGGGTTCTTTGCAGAGCTGACACTGGAGGAAGCCCTAAGGTTCATTGAGAAAAAGAACAAACTACTGACTGA TCACACTGTATgggggaaaagaaaagggaaatcgAATTCCTATCCTGCTGAGATGGTTGCTCTGGCTTCCCGAGGACCTGTGGATTCCTTCGTGATAATGCTGGTGGCTGCATCTCCAATAGTGTTGAGAGAGCCTGCAGTTGTGGGGTGGGCCATGGAGATGCCTGACACAGGTTTCTCTTTCACCAGAAGAATGTCTGCCACCATGCATGCATCCATGGGCAATTGGAGGAAACTGTGA